The Branchiostoma floridae strain S238N-H82 chromosome 17, Bfl_VNyyK, whole genome shotgun sequence genome has a window encoding:
- the LOC118404285 gene encoding uncharacterized protein LOC118404285 yields MAEYPDQYEAFRASSMDNMEACTTCGRTFVPEVLEKHGRICRKNAQKKRKVFDSGRMRAQGTDIPVNKTLRTQPLGTQPKTKNDVSKQTNPVKQSKWRQQHEEFIRSIRAAKETDVAIKTGKPLPPPPPPVVNPDYVQCPHCERRFNEAAAERHIPKCADMKKRMPNKNVADAKARTNARTQYRAPLPGKKKPAAANSATRMTSTANSAQSRGVSSGYGQQASSGYGMQNGSKRTTGGSTLTNGSSPSSARSTGYRGSAQSGYQGPAAGGKGRSQYSHQNYDNDSDDDGYDNRQESPFDHGRGAMLRTGRVNNSPPVRQANQRPANRSSPANAARSSLASQTENPASQPARNDTHSQSVSVDDSNKPASQSGSAALSQQVRKSGRSTPILVPTFQKPIAAQKGKEVKSPSPTVRTPSPKGADIAFPRLMDPNPDEDMNEDPLASSSKFIALTSEEGELSHPVPLLPKLDLSGLKTPPRTPRKGRPSLLTKKGKSHDQPPKITKPLLTTRGEEVVNLQSTKKRFAQTTMKSPMRPQPLNSKLSPSQKESDSDRSCPTQLAPRGTKEKAVLAITPPSTPMAPKGNKEKAVIAITPPSTPMAPRGTKEKAVLAITPPSTPMAPRACLTPLATRACPTPLAPRACPTPLSPRASLTPLSPRACLTPLSPRASPTPLAPRECPTPLAPRGNSVVTPPYKIRPVSQIDQEVPSPTPAIKKPLLTPRGNIKAQTVINRTGTTGRKQKRYFTEQPKVQCPTCPLKLIRRAAERHIPVCEDKHRRLGEKKPPAKAFQQAKKARTKVVAVHVDKQPNIGLAKPKPHSMALSLAEEEEKEEDAETTRLKNSRFTQSSEVESQAGTTERKQKRYFTEQPKVQCPHCLIKLIPGSAERHISFCEEKHRRLGEKKPPAKAKRMVEVSKGKAKVVAALHLDDQLNSGQAAPKLHSMALCLDEEGEKEKDAATNKLKNSRVTSWSAEENKAGITEPKQKRYFSEQVRVQCPYCPIKMLPEVAKRHIAFCEEKHRRLGEKKTPAKTKRTAEIKVSKGKAKVVPAKPKPYSVALCLDEEGEQDKDGDAAKVKKSRVTSRSVVESEAGTTGYKQKRYYTEQPRVQCPHCPIKLKETSLPEHVKFCAEVHARLENKNRGKTKKQTKKGLNKTAILQELTEEPCSQKRYNPPWGPNYVYCPYCFLKIDAMSAREHIPSCRADQEERLAEKKIPAKPKLSKEMEAIAPSGRSKKTKSASRIPIPIRKPLLTARSNIFKAPKGKKLCPSPLKSNIPPAEGDAQGLLSMQKSNAAEKETSHEPFVSKATVAAISCSTNGKGKRELPSKQADTVQKNLLATAHMENESLTSPSDNMKPEAAVSTLSCSTNGTGKRELPTKKADTVDKDLDTTARVDGQPNTGQPNSGQAKDRERESDVEATKVQKSLISQRSLEENKGGTTEYRQKQCYSEQPRVECPHCHIKVKEGSLSGHMMFCGDVHSRLENKIRGKTEKQAKKALSEIVIRQQLANEPRRQKCYNSQLDLNYVQCPNCSLKMNAMLAMEHIPFCDGVQHPRLGEKKTEATIEGTVTAETKISKGKKQDGYKKEAIAPPWTLASPKHNRGMTLPNKTRPSSRIPITIRKSLLTPRSNMFMAQTGKKVSASALTSNAPQPPADGGHRMLMMQKSNSVKKEISRAPSENIKAKAVTTLSCSTNGKGKRELPTHQHDTVQEDLNTTPHIGAKVVAVCVDDQPNSGQAMYGEAAALSKNSQIPAPQRSVEGDNAGTTKYKQKRWSTYQPKVQCPHCPTRVKEAFLPWHLESCAGVYALQEIKNREKTKKQAKKALSETEMRQHLTQEPSKKRHHSLPSDPIVKYGFIYDCHGQVRPAYRKSTEHVKASTGYLSSPLEMEMDSPWPRGDSPLSAYSRLPEIPSARDSLSTLTPEIPSEREETAMTLKQRIEAFGNRAPPTYGFPWPECERLLLTTRLPAIPEEREEPDGTLTQGPETRERGLPTPIEEIPLSERLDLHYTQCPNCLIKMTVSSAIDHIPSCTPRRLKQETENPGNRESDSCHMSESWPSCELSGTESVTPKCLLKLNIEFTSWCWCFDSSNRGNSGLMGGMNSRTPTPPSVGRGRPPSGPSSASRRNRGSAGSQQTYAANHMSGNSRYDDYDHEDYQSTGDLPERLTQAMRLGSTENIAGKTASKFCHECGTRYPIPNAKFCCECGTRRIWLM; encoded by the exons CGTTCCGCGCCTCATCTATGGATAATATGGAAGCATGTACTACTTGCGGCAGAACTTTTGTTCCAGAAGTTCTA GAAAAGCACGGTAGGATATGCCGGAAAAATGCGCAGAAGAAGAGAAAGGTGTTCGATTCCGGACGGATGCGAGCACAGGGGACAGATATCCCCGTCAACAAGACGTTACGTACACAGCCACTCGGCACACAGCCAAAG ACAAAGAACGATGTTTCCAAACAGACGAACCCGGTGAAGCAGTCGAAATGGAGACAACAACACGAGGAGTTCATCCGCAGCATCCGCGCTGCGAAGGAAACCGACGTGGCGATAAAGACCGGAAAGCCACTCCCTCCTCCACCTCCCCCAGTTGTGAACCCGG ACTACGTCCAGTGTCCGCACTGCGAGAGGAGATTTAACGAGGCGGCAGCAGAGAGACACATCCCAAAATGCGCCGACATGAAGAAGAGAATGCCAAACAAAAACGTCGCAGACGCAAAAGCAAGGACAAACGCTAGAACACAG TACCGGGCCCCCCTACCCGGGAAGAAAAAGCCAGCTGCAGCCAACTCAGCCACACGGATGACTTCCACTGCTAACAGTGCCCAGAGCAGGGGAGTATCCAGTGGTTATGGCCAGCAGGCATCTAGCGGTTATGGCATGCAGAACGGATCAAAGAGAACGACAG GTGGCAGCACCTTGACCAATGGCAGCTCACCATCCTCAGCCAGATCCACTGGTTATAGAGGGTCTGCCCAGTCTGGCTATCAGGGGCCTGCTGCAGGCGGCAAAGGAAG GTCTCAGTATAGCCACCAGAATTATGACAATGACAGTGACGACGACGGCTATGACAACAGACAAGAGAGCCCCTTTGATCACGGCAGAGGTGCGATGCTCAGAACAGGCAGGGTCAACAACTCCCCTCCCGTACGACAGGCCAATCAGAGACCGGCTAATAGATCGTCACCAGCAAATGCAGCTAGAAG CAGCCTAGCCAGTCAGACAGAAAACCCAGCTAGCCAGCCAGCTAGGAATGATACccacagtcagtcagtcagcgTAGACGACTCAAACAAGCCAGCTAGCCAGTCAGGGAGCGCTGCACTTAGCCAGCAAGTTAGGAAGTCAGGCAGAAGCACTCCTATTCTTGTGCCCACATTTCAAAAACCCATTGCCGCACAGAAAGGTAAGGAGGTTAAGAGCCCTTCGCCAACAGTCAGGACACCGTCACCAAAGGGAGCTGATATCGCCTTTCCGCGACTGATGGATCCAAATCCTGACGAGGACATGAATGAGGACCCCCTGGCGTCTTCGAGCAAGTTTATCGCTCTCACGTCCGAGGAAGGCGAGCTTTCCCATCCAGTTCCGCTTCTTCCCAAGCTGGACTTATCGGGACTGAAGACGCCCCCCAGGACTCCCAGGAAGGGACGGCCGTCTCTTCTGACCAAGAAAGGCAAGAGTCACGACCAACCTCCGAAGATCACCAAGCCGCTCCTTACCACCAGGGGAGAAGAGGTGGTAAACCTGCAGTCTACAAAGAAGCGCTTTGCTCAGACTACAATGAAAAGCCCGATGCGCCCTCAGCCCCTAAACAGCAAGTTGTCCCCCTCACAGAAGGAAAGTGACAGCGATCGCTCCTGTCCGACACAGCTTGCACCCAGAGGCACCAAAGAGAAGGCAGTCCTTGCCATAACACCCCCCTCGACACCGATGGCACCCAAAGGGAACAAAGAGAAGGCAGTCATTGCTATTACTCCCCCCTCAACTCCGATGGCACCCAGGGGCACCAAAGAGAAGGCAGTCCTTGCTATAACACCCCCCTCAACACCGATGGCACCCAGGGCCTGTCTGACACCCCTCGCAACCAGGGCCTGTCCGACGCCCCTTGCACCCAGGGCCTGTCCGACGCCCCTTTCACCCAGGGCCTCTCTGACACCCCTTTCACCCAGGGCCTGTCTTACACCCCTTTCACCCAGGGCCTCTCCGACACCCCTTGCACCCAGGGAGTGTCCGACACCCCTTGCACCCAGGGGCAACAGCGTGGTGACGCCACCATACAAGATCAGACCTGTGTCTCAGATTGATCAGGAAGTCCCCAGCCCAACTCCTGCCATCAAGAAACCACTGCTGACACCAAGAGGTAATATTAAGGCACAAACAGTGATCAACAGAACTGGCACCACCGGGCGCAAACAGAAGCGGTACTTCACAGAGCAACCAAAAGTCCAGTGTCCGACCTGTCCACTAAAGCTGATCCGGAGGGCCGCAGAACGACACATCCCTGTCTGTGAGGACAAACATCGACGACTGGGCGAGAAAAAGCCTCCTGCAAAGGCTTTTCAGCAGGCAAAGAAGGCAAGGACAAAAGTTGTGGCAGTACATGTAGACAAACAGCCAAACATTGGTCTGGCAAAGCCAAAGCCCCACTCCATGGCCTTGAGTTTGGctgaggaagaagaaaaggagGAAGATGCGGAAACCACCAGATTGAAGAACAGCCGCTTTACTCAGAGCTCTGAAGTGGAAAGCCAAGCTGGCACCACCGAGCGCAAGCAGAAGCGTTACTTCACAGAGCAACCGAAAGTCCAGTGCCCACACTGCTTAATAAAGCTCATCCCTGGTTCCGCAGAAAGACACATCTCTTTCTGTGAGGAGAAGCACCGACGCCTGGGTGAGAAAAAGCCTCCAGCAAAGGCTAAGAGGATGGTAGAAGTCTCCAAAGGTAAAGCAAAAGTTGTGGCAGCACTACATTTGGATGATCAGCTAAATAGTGGTCAAGCAGCTCCAAAGCTCCACTCCATGGCCTTGTGTTTGGATGAGGAAGGGGAAAAGGAGAAGGATGCAGCAACCAATAAATTGAAGAACAGCCGCGTTACCTCGTGGTCTGCAGAGGAAAACAAAGCTGGCATCACTGAGCCCAAACAGAAGAGGTACTTCTCAGAGCAGGTTAGAGTCCAGTGTCCATACTGCCCAATAAAGATGCTCCCTGAGGTAGCAAAACGACACATCGCTTTCTGTGAGGAAAAACACCGACGACTGGGCGAGAAAAAGACTCCTGCAAAGACTAAGAGGACAGCAGAAATCAAAGTCTCCAAAGGAAAAGCAAAAGTTGTGCCCGCAAAACCAAAGCCCTACTCCGTGGCCTTGTGTTTAGATGAAGAAGGGGAACAGGACAAGGATGGAGATGCAGCTAAAGTAAAGAAGAGCCGTGTTACCTCACGGTCTGTAGTGGAAAGCGAAGCTGGCACTACCGGGTACAAGCAGAAGCGCTACTACACAGAGCAGCCAAGAGTCCAGTGCCCGCACTGCCCCATCAAACTGAAGGAAACGTCATTACCTGAGCACGTCAAGTTTTGTGCAGAAGTTCATGCCCGTCTTGAAAACAAGAATCGTGGGAAAACTAAGAAGCAGACAAAGAAAGGGTTGAATAAAACTGCGATACTCCAGGAGCTGACAGAGGAGCCCTGTAGCCAGAAGCGCTATAACCCGCCCTGGGGCCCTAACTACGTCTACTGCCCGTACTGTTTCCTAAAGATAGACGCAATGTCCGCACGAGAGCACATCCCTTCCTGTCGTGCTGACCAGGAAGAACGACTGGCTGAGAAAAAGATTCCAGCAAAACCAAAACTTTCCAAAGAGATGGAAGCCATTGCTCCATCTGGACGATCAAAGAAGACCAAGTCGGCCTCTAGGATCCCCATACCCATTAGAAAACCGCTGCTGACAGCAAGAAGTAATATCTTTAAGGCACCAAAAGGCAAGAAGCTTTGCCCATCACCGCTGAAAAGTAACATTCCACCAGCTGAAGGTGATGCCCAGGGGTTGCTGTCGATGCAAAAATCAAATGCTGCAGAAAAAGAGACCTCACATGAGCCCTTTGTGTCAAAGGCTACAGTGGCAGCcatcagctgcagtaccaatggtAAAGGAAAGAGGGAGCTGCCAAGCAAGCAAGCTGACACTGTACAGAAGAATCTACTGGCAACTGCACACATGGAGAATGAGTCACTGACCTCTCCATCTGATAATATGAAGCCAGAGGCAGCGGTCTCAACCCTCAGTTGCAGTACCAATGGCACAGGAAAGAGGGAGCTGCCCACGAAGAAGGCTGACACTGTTGACAAGGATCTAGACACAACTGCACGTGTGGACGGTCAACCAAACACTGGTCAACCAAACAGTGGTCAAGCAAAGGATAGGGAAAGGGAGAGCGATGTGGAAGCCACTAAAGTACAGAAAAGCCTCATTTCTCAGAGGTCTTTAGAGGAAAACAAAGGTGGCACCACTGAGTACAGGCAGAAGCAGTGCTACTCGGAGCAGCCCAGAGTCGAGTGCCCGCACTGCCACATTAAAGTGAAGGAAGGGTCATTGTCTGGGCACATGATGTTCTGTGGAGATGTTCACTCCCGTCTTGAGAACAAGATTCGTGGGAAAACTGAGAAGCAGGCTAAGAAAGCGTTGAGTGAAATTGTGATACGCCAGCAGTTGGCAAACGAGCCCAGAAGGCAGAAGTGCTATAACTCACAGTTGGACCTTAACTACGTCCAGTGTCCAAACTGTTCACTTAAGATGAATGCGATGCTCGCAATGGAACACATCCCCTTCTGTGATGGCGTCCAGCACCCCCGACTGGGTGAGAAAAAGACTGAAGCAACAATTGAAGGGACCGTCACGGCAGAAACAAAAATTTCCAAGGGGAAAAAACAAGACGGCTACAAGAAAGAAGCCATTGCTCCCCCCTGGACACTTGCATCACCCAAACACAACCGCGGGATGACTCTACCAAACAAGACCAGGCCTTCCTCACGGATCCCTATTACCATTAGAAAATCACTGCTGACACCGAGAAGTAATATGTTCATGGCACAAACAGGCAAGAAGGTCTCCGCATCAGCGCTGACAAGTAACGCTCCACAACCACCTGCAGATGGTGGACACAGGATGctcatgatgcaaaaatcaaACTCTGTAAAGAAAGAGATCTCACGTGCACCCTCTGAGAACATCAAGGCAAAGGCAGTGACAACactcagctgcagtaccaatggtAAAGGAAAGAGGGAGCTGCCCACCCATCAGCATGACACTGTACAGGAGGATCTAAACACAACTCCACACATTGGGGCCAAAGTTGTGGCAGTATGTGTGGACGATCAGCCAAATAGTGGTCAAGCAATGTATGGGGAAGCAGCTGCTTTATCAAAGAACAGCCAAATTCCAGCTCCTCAGAGGTCTGTAGAAGGAGACAACGCTGGCACCACCAAGTACAAGCAGAAGCGCTGGTCCACATATCAACCAAAAGTCCAGTGCCCGCACTGCCCCACTAGAGTGAAGGAAGCGTTTTTACCTTGGCACCTCGAGTCTTGTGCAGGAGTTTACGCCCTTCAGGAGATCAAGAATCGTGAGAAAACTAAGAAGCAGGCGAAGAAAGCGTTGAGTGAAACTGAGATGCGCCAGCATCTGACACAGGAGCCCAGTAAGAAGAGGCATCATTCCTTGCCCTCGGACCCTATAGTTAAGTATGGCTTCATCTATGATTGCCACGGTCAGGTCAGGCCCGCGTACAGGAAATCCACAGAGCACGTCAAAGCCAGTACTGGTTACCTTTCATCACCGCTCGAAATGGAAATGGATTCGCCCTGGCCTAGAGGTGACAGTCCACTGAGTGCATATTCAAGGTTACCAGAAATCCCTTCGGCAAGAGATTCGTTGAGTACACTTACACCAGAAATCCCTTCAGAAAGAGAAGAAACTGCCATGACCTTAAAGCAGAGAATTGAAGCCTTTGGAAACAGAGCCCCACCCACATATGGTTTTCCCTGGCCTGAATGTGAGAGACTGCTGCTTACGACAAGGTTACCAGCAATCCctgaagaaagagaagaacCTGACGGTACGTTAACGCAGGGACCTGAAACCAGAGAAAGGGGTTTGCCCACGCCTATAGAAGAGATTCCGCTGAGTGAACGCTTGGACCTCCACTACACTCAGTGTCCAAACTGTTTGATAAAGATGACCGTGAGCTCTGCAATAGATCACATCCCAAGCTGTACGCCTAGAAGGTTAAAGCAGGAAACTGAAAACCCTGGGAACAGAGAAAGCGATTCATGTCACATGTCCGAATCGTGGCCCAGCTGCGAGCTTTCGGGAACAGAAAGTGTGACACCAAAG TGTCTTTTAAAACTCAACATTGAATTCACATCATGGTGTTGGTGTTTCGATTCTTCCAACAGGGGGAACAGTGGACTGATGGGCGGCATGAACTCTCGAACGCCGACTCCACCCTCGGTCGGGCGAGGGCGACCCCCCTCCGGGCCGTCTTCTGCATCACGGAGAAACCGCGGCAGCGCAGGGTCGCAGCAGACTTATGCAGCCAACCACATGTCGGGGAACTCAAG ATACGACGACTATGATCATGAAGACTATCAGTCCACTGGGGATCTACCGGAGAGATTGACACAGGCCATGCGGCTGGGAAGCACGGAAAACATCGCTGGAAAGACCGCGTCCAAATTCTGCCACGAGTGCGGGACCCGATATCCTATCCCTAACGCCAAGTTCTGCTGCGAGTGTGGCACGAGGCGAATCTGGTTGATGTAG